A genome region from Bacillaceae bacterium IKA-2 includes the following:
- a CDS encoding HNH endonuclease signature motif containing protein yields the protein MPRKPKKPCSYPSCPELVDGRYCEEHQKLIDKQYNRYQRDPATRKRYGKQWRRIRDSYINAHPLCEQCKKDGKLTPAQEVHHIKPLSKGGTHDESNLMSLCTSCHSIITVNEGGRWG from the coding sequence ATGCCAAGGAAACCCAAGAAACCATGCAGCTATCCAAGCTGTCCCGAACTTGTGGATGGTAGGTATTGCGAGGAGCATCAAAAGCTAATTGATAAACAGTATAACCGGTATCAAAGAGATCCAGCAACAAGGAAACGCTACGGCAAACAATGGAGACGGATTCGTGACAGTTATATTAATGCTCATCCTCTTTGTGAACAGTGCAAGAAAGATGGCAAGCTAACTCCAGCACAAGAGGTTCATCATATAAAGCCTCTATCTAAAGGTGGTACACATGATGAGAGTAACCTTATGTCCTTATGCACTAGTTGTCACTCTATTATCACAGTAAATGAGGGTGGACGTTGGGGGTAG
- a CDS encoding site-specific DNA-methyltransferase, with the protein MDIQKIAIDKINHAKYNPRKNLKPGDAEYEKLKRSIEEFGYVEPVIWNKQTGNIVGGHQRAKVLVQLGAKEIDCVVVEMNEDKEKALNIALNKVSGDWDVPLLTDLLKDLDTSGFDVSLTGFDIAELNELFGEPDTKEDDFDPDEALAEIETPITKLGDVWLLGKHRLICGDSTATEDIDTLMNGLEADLVLTDPPYNVDYEGATKEKLKIQNDKMKDTQFLQFLTDAFTRMYEHSKKGAAIYVFHADSEGYNFRNAFKLAGYQLRQCLVWVKSSMVMGRQDYQWQHEPILYGWKDGSSHKWYADRKQTTIVKFDKPHRNGEHPTMKPVGLCGYFIANSSKEGDVVLDPFGGSGSTLIACEQTGRTCYTSELDTKYCDVIVKRYLNQVDSATDIFVVRNGISIPYAKTIEDAELLD; encoded by the coding sequence ATGGATATTCAAAAAATAGCTATAGATAAAATAAACCATGCAAAGTATAACCCGAGAAAGAACCTTAAGCCGGGAGATGCGGAATACGAAAAGTTGAAACGCTCCATTGAGGAATTTGGTTATGTGGAGCCTGTCATCTGGAATAAGCAGACCGGAAACATTGTAGGCGGTCATCAAAGAGCAAAGGTTCTTGTTCAGCTTGGGGCAAAGGAAATTGACTGCGTGGTGGTTGAGATGAATGAGGATAAGGAAAAGGCTTTAAATATTGCGCTTAATAAAGTAAGCGGTGACTGGGATGTGCCACTTCTTACAGATTTACTTAAGGATCTTGATACAAGCGGATTTGATGTTTCTCTCACAGGCTTTGATATTGCAGAACTCAATGAATTGTTTGGTGAACCTGATACCAAAGAGGATGATTTTGACCCGGACGAAGCTCTGGCAGAAATTGAAACCCCAATTACCAAGCTGGGTGATGTTTGGCTTCTTGGAAAGCACCGTCTTATTTGTGGAGATAGCACAGCAACCGAGGATATTGATACACTTATGAATGGACTTGAAGCAGATCTAGTTCTCACCGATCCTCCATATAACGTGGACTACGAGGGAGCGACAAAGGAAAAACTAAAAATCCAAAATGACAAAATGAAGGATACCCAGTTTCTACAGTTTCTAACAGATGCCTTTACAAGAATGTATGAGCATTCTAAAAAGGGCGCTGCAATTTATGTTTTCCACGCTGATAGCGAGGGTTACAACTTTAGAAATGCTTTCAAACTTGCAGGTTATCAACTAAGGCAATGCCTGGTGTGGGTGAAAAGTTCAATGGTTATGGGTAGGCAGGATTACCAATGGCAGCATGAACCAATCCTTTATGGTTGGAAGGATGGCTCAAGCCATAAATGGTACGCTGATAGAAAACAAACAACTATAGTGAAGTTTGATAAGCCACATAGAAATGGTGAGCATCCAACTATGAAGCCGGTAGGACTTTGCGGATACTTTATTGCCAACTCTAGTAAAGAGGGTGATGTAGTACTTGATCCATTTGGAGGAAGCGGTTCAACATTAATAGCGTGCGAGCAGACAGGAAGAACCTGCTACACCTCAGAACTTGATACTAAATACTGTGATGTAATTGTAAAGCGATATTTAAATCAGGTGGATAGTGCCACAGATATATTTGTAGTGCGTAATGGAATAAGCATTCCATATGCCAAAACTATTGAAGATGCAGAATTGTTGGATTAA
- a CDS encoding virulence-associated E family protein: MKFTIATANSRRDKIWKNKEVTWAEFLGRVKTTIRTSESMEEYKKLPKAKQDEVKDVGGFVGGRLKEGKRKTGYVDHRSMLTLDMDYASADIWEQITLFYDFTCCIYSTHKYTEEKPRLRLIIPLARIVTADEYTAIGRKVAESIGIEQFDDTTYEPSRLMYWASTSSDGVFIFESQEGAFLEPDNILSSYKDWKDTSSWPVSSRQTTIVKKAITKQSDPLDKRGVIGAFCRAYSIQDAIDKFISDKYKPSLMPERYDYIPADSTAGVLIYDDKFSFSHHATDPACGKLCNAFDLVRLHKFGELDGKTEDDITPTKLPSFKAMQEFVITDDNVKLQLATERQAQANDDFGAMGDDWQTGLELLKSGEIKDSLSNIILILKHDPNLQGIAYNQHSNCIDVKNKLPWKQVKSGWNDSDVAGAKAYIDGIYHIWSPGKFKDGLLAVAAERAYHPIKEYFAELSGWDQVERLDTLLIDYLGAEDNTYARAIMRKTLCAAVARIYEPGIKFDHILVLNGPQGIGKSTFFSRLGGKWFSDSLTLSDMKDKTAPEKLQGNIILEMGELAGLKKVDVETVKSFISRTDDKYRPSYGMTVESHPRQCIIVGSTNCESGFLRDITGNRRFWPIRVGGDSSKKAWHLTEVDQVWAEAIVKYHAGEELFLKGADAQMAFSQQADAMESDDREGLVRDYLEKLLPENWASMDIYERRSFLNGSEFGGSVPTGTIRRERVCTMEIWAECFGKDGVNLKKIDAYELNGIMAKLEGWKRYAGNKQGNFKFPIYGNQRGYVREVN; the protein is encoded by the coding sequence TTGAAGTTTACAATTGCAACGGCGAACAGCCGTAGAGATAAGATATGGAAAAACAAAGAAGTTACCTGGGCGGAGTTTTTAGGAAGAGTTAAAACGACGATTCGCACCTCTGAAAGCATGGAGGAGTATAAAAAGCTACCAAAGGCAAAGCAAGATGAGGTTAAGGATGTAGGAGGATTCGTTGGAGGTAGACTAAAAGAAGGTAAGCGTAAAACGGGATATGTGGACCACCGCTCAATGCTTACCCTTGATATGGATTATGCATCAGCTGATATATGGGAACAAATCACACTCTTTTATGACTTCACCTGCTGTATTTACTCCACTCACAAATACACTGAGGAAAAGCCAAGGCTGAGGCTTATCATCCCTCTTGCAAGAATAGTTACTGCGGATGAATATACCGCTATAGGTAGAAAAGTAGCCGAGAGCATAGGAATTGAGCAGTTTGATGATACAACATATGAACCCTCAAGGCTTATGTATTGGGCATCTACCTCAAGTGATGGTGTGTTTATATTTGAGAGTCAAGAAGGTGCGTTTCTAGAGCCGGATAATATTCTGTCAAGCTACAAGGATTGGAAGGATACATCCTCCTGGCCAGTATCTTCAAGGCAAACAACTATTGTAAAAAAGGCAATAACAAAGCAATCTGATCCCTTAGATAAGCGTGGAGTAATAGGTGCATTTTGCAGAGCCTATTCGATACAGGATGCTATCGATAAATTTATATCTGACAAATACAAGCCAAGTCTAATGCCTGAAAGATATGACTACATTCCAGCGGATTCAACTGCAGGTGTACTCATATACGATGATAAATTTAGCTTTTCTCATCATGCAACAGATCCGGCGTGTGGCAAACTATGCAACGCCTTTGACCTAGTACGCTTGCATAAGTTTGGTGAGCTTGACGGCAAGACTGAAGATGATATAACCCCAACGAAACTACCATCCTTCAAGGCGATGCAGGAGTTTGTAATAACAGATGATAATGTAAAACTACAGCTTGCTACAGAGAGACAAGCCCAAGCAAATGACGATTTTGGAGCTATGGGAGATGATTGGCAGACTGGACTTGAGTTATTAAAGAGTGGTGAAATCAAGGATTCGTTATCAAATATAATTTTAATTCTAAAGCATGATCCAAACCTACAGGGAATTGCCTACAATCAGCACAGTAACTGCATTGATGTAAAAAACAAACTACCTTGGAAACAAGTAAAGAGCGGTTGGAATGATTCTGATGTAGCAGGGGCAAAGGCTTATATTGATGGTATCTACCATATTTGGTCGCCAGGCAAGTTTAAGGATGGACTTCTAGCAGTTGCTGCAGAACGTGCGTATCATCCAATCAAGGAATACTTTGCAGAATTATCAGGGTGGGATCAGGTAGAACGCCTAGATACCTTATTGATAGATTATTTAGGTGCAGAGGATAACACTTATGCAAGAGCAATTATGAGGAAAACACTTTGTGCAGCTGTTGCCAGGATATATGAGCCGGGTATAAAGTTTGACCATATTTTAGTGCTAAATGGACCACAGGGAATTGGAAAGAGTACCTTCTTTTCAAGGCTTGGAGGTAAGTGGTTCTCAGATAGTTTAACTTTATCGGATATGAAAGATAAGACTGCTCCCGAGAAGCTACAGGGAAATATAATCCTCGAGATGGGTGAACTTGCTGGACTGAAAAAGGTAGATGTAGAAACGGTAAAATCTTTTATTTCTCGTACCGATGACAAGTACCGTCCAAGCTATGGCATGACAGTGGAGAGCCATCCAAGGCAGTGCATTATAGTTGGGAGCACCAACTGTGAGAGTGGATTCCTTCGGGATATTACAGGTAATCGCCGCTTTTGGCCCATTAGGGTTGGTGGCGATAGCAGCAAAAAAGCATGGCACCTGACCGAGGTTGACCAGGTATGGGCAGAGGCAATCGTAAAATATCATGCTGGTGAGGAGCTGTTTCTAAAAGGTGCAGATGCCCAGATGGCTTTTTCACAGCAGGCGGATGCTATGGAATCCGATGATCGAGAAGGCTTAGTGAGGGATTATCTAGAGAAATTACTACCTGAGAACTGGGCGAGCATGGACATTTATGAGAGAAGAAGCTTCTTAAACGGTAGTGAATTTGGTGGCAGTGTACCTACTGGAACCATAAGACGTGAAAGAGTTTGCACCATGGAAATATGGGCTGAGTGTTTTGGCAAGGACGGTGTGAATCTAAAAAAGATTGATGCCTATGAGCTTAATGGAATCATGGCAAAGCTCGAGGGTTGGAAAAGGTATGCTGGAAATAAGCAAGGTAATTTCAAATTTCCTATTTACGGAAACCAAAGAGGCTATGTTCGGGAGGTAAACTAA
- a CDS encoding DEAD/DEAH box helicase yields the protein MKYVPHEYQKYAEEFIIEHPACGLMLDMGLGKTAISLTAIDELMFDYFDVAKVLVIAPLRVAQDTWSKECEKWDHLKGLRISKVLGSEKERKQALFSKADIYIINRENVEWLTKSYKWDFDMIIIDELSSFKSNSAKRFKALRKVRPLAKRVVGLTGTPAPNSLIDLWSQINLLDMGVRLGRFIGNYRNSYFEPDKRSRDVIFSYKLREGSEQAIYDRISDICVSMKACDYLHMPDRIENIVEVSMDQKEMALYKQLEREMLLPFEDGDIDAVNAAALSNKLLQMANGAVYDEFREVKQIHTKKLDALEDLIEAANSKPVLVFYSYIHDKDRISKRFETTELKTSDDITRWNNGEIQIAIAHPASTGHGLNLQAGGSTVIWFGMTWSLELYQQANARLWRQGQKDTVVIHHIICKGTMDEQVMIALAKKEVGQRALIDAVRARIGGGKDD from the coding sequence ATGAAATATGTGCCACATGAATACCAAAAATATGCTGAGGAGTTTATCATTGAGCACCCTGCCTGTGGATTGATGCTCGATATGGGACTTGGGAAAACAGCAATTTCACTTACAGCAATAGATGAGCTTATGTTTGATTATTTTGATGTTGCAAAGGTTTTAGTAATTGCTCCTCTTAGAGTGGCGCAGGACACCTGGAGCAAGGAGTGCGAAAAGTGGGATCATCTAAAAGGACTTAGAATTTCTAAAGTATTAGGCTCTGAAAAGGAACGAAAGCAGGCACTCTTTAGTAAGGCTGACATTTACATAATCAATCGTGAAAATGTTGAGTGGCTGACTAAAAGTTATAAATGGGATTTTGATATGATTATTATTGATGAACTTTCAAGCTTTAAGTCAAATTCAGCTAAACGCTTTAAAGCTCTTCGTAAAGTGAGACCTTTGGCAAAGAGAGTGGTTGGACTTACAGGAACACCAGCTCCTAACAGCCTTATTGATTTGTGGAGTCAGATTAATCTATTGGATATGGGAGTAAGACTTGGAAGGTTCATCGGCAATTACAGGAATAGTTACTTTGAACCTGATAAAAGAAGCAGAGATGTAATATTCAGTTATAAGCTTAGAGAAGGTTCTGAGCAGGCTATTTATGATAGGATCTCTGATATTTGTGTCAGCATGAAGGCTTGTGATTACTTGCATATGCCAGATCGAATTGAAAACATAGTTGAAGTATCTATGGATCAAAAAGAGATGGCACTTTACAAACAGCTAGAACGAGAAATGCTACTACCCTTTGAGGATGGAGATATCGATGCAGTGAATGCTGCTGCTCTTTCAAATAAACTACTGCAAATGGCAAACGGTGCCGTATATGATGAGTTCAGGGAAGTTAAGCAGATTCATACTAAAAAGCTGGATGCCTTAGAGGACCTAATTGAAGCGGCGAACAGTAAACCTGTGTTAGTATTTTATTCCTACATTCATGATAAGGACAGAATATCGAAACGCTTTGAGACCACTGAGTTAAAAACAAGCGATGATATTACAAGATGGAACAATGGTGAAATTCAAATTGCAATTGCACATCCTGCATCAACAGGCCATGGACTGAATCTTCAAGCAGGAGGTTCAACGGTCATATGGTTTGGTATGACATGGAGTTTGGAGTTGTATCAGCAAGCCAATGCAAGGCTATGGCGACAGGGGCAAAAGGATACCGTAGTTATTCATCATATTATTTGTAAGGGAACTATGGATGAACAGGTTATGATAGCACTTGCAAAAAAGGAAGTAGGACAAAGGGCACTTATAGATGCAGTTAGAGCAAGGATTGGAGGGGGCAAGGATGACTAA
- a CDS encoding VRR-NUC domain-containing protein: protein MRESYIENVLIGEVKARGGMALKFVSPGMSGVPDRLVLIPGGVIAFVEIKAPGKKMRPLQIKRKKQLEKLGFLVYQLDDIQMIGGVLDEICAT from the coding sequence ATGAGAGAAAGCTATATTGAAAATGTACTAATCGGTGAAGTAAAGGCTCGTGGTGGTATGGCATTAAAGTTTGTATCGCCTGGAATGTCGGGCGTTCCAGATCGATTGGTTCTAATACCAGGTGGAGTGATAGCTTTTGTTGAGATAAAGGCTCCAGGAAAGAAAATGCGACCACTGCAAATAAAGAGAAAAAAGCAATTAGAGAAATTAGGGTTTTTAGTATATCAGCTAGATGACATTCAGATGATTGGAGGTGTGCTTGATGAAATATGTGCCACATGA
- a CDS encoding terminase yields MGKRGPKPGSGGRPTKPLVDKIMEGNPGKRTLKVVEFKNTEIAELPQPPEFLIEATKATEKWPTGIDIFSKTVDWLSKTGCLNLIPTDYIEEYSLCKARWFECEQVNARLGLLAKHPTTGQPMQSPYVQMAMTYLRQSDVAWSKIYEVVKINCSTEFRQNGTPHDDIMEKLLSSRRGG; encoded by the coding sequence ATGGGAAAACGTGGCCCAAAACCAGGAAGTGGTGGCAGACCTACAAAGCCACTGGTAGATAAAATTATGGAAGGTAACCCGGGGAAACGAACACTTAAGGTGGTTGAATTCAAAAATACTGAAATAGCAGAGTTACCACAGCCACCAGAATTTTTAATTGAAGCTACAAAGGCAACTGAAAAGTGGCCAACTGGAATAGATATATTTTCAAAAACAGTTGATTGGCTTAGTAAGACGGGGTGCTTAAATTTAATTCCAACTGACTATATAGAGGAATATTCCCTTTGCAAAGCGAGATGGTTTGAGTGCGAGCAGGTTAATGCAAGACTAGGACTTTTAGCGAAACACCCAACAACTGGGCAGCCTATGCAGTCACCTTATGTTCAAATGGCAATGACCTATTTAAGGCAGTCCGATGTAGCATGGAGTAAAATTTATGAAGTTGTAAAAATTAACTGCTCCACAGAGTTTAGGCAAAATGGAACACCGCACGATGACATTATGGAAAAGCTGTTAAGTAGCAGAAGGGGTGGATAA
- a CDS encoding DUF2815 family protein — protein MENKTNGKVITGKVRFSYANIWEPKSINGGDEKYSVSLIIPKSDTKTIAEIKAAIEQAKQDGKGKFGGKIPASLKLPLRDGDVDRADDEAYKNCYFVNANSKDRPQVVDNKVKPILDQNELYSGCYGRASITFYAFNQNGNKGIACGLQNLQKLSEGEPLSGRSRAEDDFTTTDDDDFLS, from the coding sequence ATGGAAAATAAGACAAACGGTAAGGTGATTACAGGCAAGGTGCGTTTCAGTTATGCGAACATATGGGAACCTAAATCAATTAATGGTGGAGATGAAAAGTACAGCGTATCTCTTATCATTCCAAAGTCAGACACTAAAACAATTGCCGAAATCAAAGCTGCAATCGAGCAAGCAAAACAGGATGGTAAGGGTAAGTTTGGTGGTAAAATTCCGGCAAGTTTAAAGCTTCCACTTCGTGATGGTGATGTTGATAGAGCAGACGATGAGGCCTACAAAAATTGCTACTTTGTTAATGCGAACTCCAAGGATAGACCACAGGTGGTTGATAACAAGGTCAAGCCAATCCTAGATCAAAACGAGCTCTATAGTGGTTGCTACGGTAGAGCAAGTATTACCTTCTATGCCTTCAATCAAAATGGCAATAAGGGTATAGCTTGTGGACTTCAAAACCTACAGAAACTATCAGAAGGTGAGCCATTAAGTGGTCGCAGTAGAGCAGAGGATGATTTTACAACTACTGATGACGATGACTTCTTATCATAA
- a CDS encoding terminase large subunit — protein MEVVAIGGQKKSTKFKPTKFMLPTSHYDENRAEHAIVFIESLRHTKGEWDNKPFKLLEWQKDIVRNIFGVIKQDGNRQFTTAYVEIAKKQGKTELGAAIALYMLVADEESGAEIYSCAADRAQAGLVYKVAVDMIARSPALQKRLKVLESQKRVIFAERNSFYQVLSSEAYSKHGINPHAVLYDELHVANREMARVMLQGASDARRQPLNFLITTAGNDMHSIGFEIHQKALDILEGRKTDSTFYPTIFAADEKDDWSLPATWRKANPSLGVTVQEDRMRIAFESARQTPTEENSFRQLRLCQWVKQSIRWMPMEKWDKCNFTFNPEELIGRECFGGLDMSTTTDLTAFVLIFPPIDEGDKYIILPFFWLPEDSLEIRVRRDHVPYDLWERQGFLQTTDGNVVHYGFVESFILGLADKYRIKEIAFDPWNATQISQRLGDEGLTMVQFRQGMRSLSPPTKELMRLTLSEELAHAGHPVLRWCMDNVHVFSDNNENIRPDKKISTERIDGAVATIMALSRAVCQPENTTSIYDERGLLIL, from the coding sequence ATGGAGGTGGTCGCCATTGGGGGACAAAAGAAATCTACTAAGTTTAAGCCAACTAAATTCATGCTTCCAACCTCCCATTATGATGAAAACAGAGCAGAGCACGCCATTGTTTTTATTGAAAGTCTTAGACACACGAAGGGCGAGTGGGATAATAAACCATTCAAATTATTAGAATGGCAAAAGGATATTGTAAGAAATATATTTGGTGTAATAAAGCAGGATGGAAATCGTCAGTTTACTACTGCCTATGTTGAGATTGCAAAAAAACAAGGCAAGACGGAACTTGGTGCAGCCATTGCACTATACATGCTTGTAGCGGATGAAGAGTCGGGAGCAGAAATTTATAGCTGCGCCGCAGATAGAGCACAGGCGGGATTAGTGTACAAGGTAGCAGTTGATATGATAGCAAGAAGCCCTGCGCTTCAGAAGAGGTTGAAAGTACTTGAGTCACAAAAAAGAGTTATATTTGCAGAAAGAAACTCTTTTTATCAAGTGCTATCCTCGGAAGCATACTCTAAGCATGGAATAAATCCCCATGCTGTTTTATATGATGAGCTTCATGTAGCAAATAGAGAAATGGCAAGAGTTATGCTACAGGGAGCATCGGATGCAAGAAGACAGCCACTCAATTTTCTAATAACCACTGCAGGTAACGATATGCACAGCATTGGTTTTGAAATTCATCAGAAAGCACTTGATATTCTTGAAGGTAGAAAAACGGACAGCACCTTTTACCCAACGATATTTGCAGCAGACGAAAAAGATGACTGGTCACTACCTGCAACATGGAGGAAGGCAAATCCAAGCCTTGGTGTAACGGTCCAGGAAGATAGAATGCGTATAGCCTTTGAGAGTGCAAGGCAAACCCCTACGGAGGAAAATTCATTCAGACAGTTAAGGCTTTGTCAGTGGGTAAAACAATCAATACGTTGGATGCCGATGGAAAAATGGGATAAATGCAATTTTACATTTAATCCCGAGGAGCTTATCGGCAGAGAATGCTTTGGTGGGCTTGATATGTCAACAACAACAGATTTGACAGCCTTTGTGCTTATATTTCCACCGATAGATGAAGGTGACAAATATATAATTCTACCATTCTTTTGGCTACCCGAGGATAGCTTGGAAATTAGAGTTAGACGAGACCATGTTCCGTATGACTTATGGGAGAGACAAGGCTTCTTACAAACCACAGACGGAAATGTTGTGCATTATGGATTTGTTGAAAGCTTTATTTTAGGTTTAGCAGACAAATATAGAATAAAGGAAATTGCCTTTGATCCTTGGAATGCCACTCAGATATCGCAGAGGCTCGGGGATGAGGGATTAACAATGGTTCAATTTAGACAAGGTATGCGTTCGCTTTCACCACCAACAAAGGAATTGATGAGACTTACACTTAGCGAGGAACTTGCTCATGCAGGCCATCCGGTACTTAGGTGGTGTATGGATAACGTCCATGTTTTTAGTGATAACAATGAAAACATCCGTCCTGATAAGAAGATAAGTACAGAGAGAATTGATGGAGCAGTTGCAACAATTATGGCGTTATCAAGAGCAGTATGCCAGCCAGAAAATACAACATCTATTTATGATGAAAGAGGACTTTTGATTTTGTGA
- a CDS encoding DNA polymerase gives MRTLGIDIETYSRVDLVKSGVYSYTSAPDFEILLFAYAYDEDEVQIVDLASGEKIPNSVLDDLSDELVSKTAFNAQFERTCLSSYLKIQISPVGWQCTAVQAAILGLPLSLDGVAQVLGLEQQKMREGKDLIKYFSMPCKETKTNGNRARNLPVHAPEKWQTFKDYCIRDVEVERAIRAKIEKYPISKKEQELYILDQKINDRGVLIDKILVEQAIACDKLNKDKTFEQAQKLTGLDNPNSVAQLKEWLLENGVEVESLSKKVVADLAKESDGEVERLLNFRLQLAKTSIKKYEAMERAVCPDGRVRGLLQFYGANRTGRWAGRLVQVQNLPQNHEIDLTLARNLLKQGRFDELELFFDSVPNLQSELIRTAFIPKPKHRFMVADFSAIEARVIAWLAGEKWRMDVFATHGKIYEASASQMFKVPIDEITKGSPLRQKGKISELALGYGGSVGALTAMGALEMGVEEGELQPLVTAWRNANPNITKLWWDIDRAAIKAVKDKIPQTIGKIYIEMKSGILFITLPSGRKLSYIKPRIEINKFGREGITYEGIGENKRWSRIDTYGPKLVENIVQAAARDLLAEAMVNVAKTGYEIVMHVHDEIIVEAPIGYGSLETVCELMEIVPSWAEGLPLRAEGFICDYYKKE, from the coding sequence ATGAGAACGCTTGGAATAGATATTGAGACTTATAGTAGAGTTGATTTAGTTAAGTCGGGGGTATATTCGTATACCTCCGCACCTGACTTTGAAATCCTTCTTTTTGCATATGCCTATGATGAGGATGAGGTGCAAATAGTTGACCTTGCAAGTGGAGAGAAGATTCCAAATAGTGTACTTGATGATTTATCAGATGAATTAGTTAGTAAGACCGCTTTCAATGCACAGTTTGAGAGAACTTGCCTGTCATCGTACTTAAAGATACAAATATCTCCTGTAGGCTGGCAATGCACAGCGGTTCAAGCAGCAATACTTGGACTTCCATTATCACTTGATGGCGTTGCGCAGGTTTTGGGATTAGAACAGCAAAAGATGCGTGAAGGTAAGGATTTAATCAAATATTTTAGTATGCCGTGTAAAGAGACAAAAACAAATGGTAATAGGGCAAGAAATCTACCCGTTCATGCACCAGAGAAATGGCAGACTTTTAAGGATTACTGTATTAGGGATGTAGAGGTAGAACGTGCCATAAGAGCAAAAATTGAAAAATATCCAATCAGTAAAAAGGAGCAGGAGCTCTATATCCTTGATCAGAAAATAAATGACAGGGGTGTATTAATTGACAAAATCCTAGTAGAACAAGCCATTGCCTGTGACAAGTTAAATAAGGATAAAACCTTTGAACAGGCACAGAAACTCACTGGTCTTGATAACCCAAACTCGGTGGCACAGCTAAAGGAGTGGCTACTTGAGAATGGTGTTGAAGTCGAAAGTCTTTCTAAAAAAGTGGTCGCTGACCTAGCTAAAGAATCTGATGGTGAGGTTGAACGATTGCTAAATTTTAGATTACAGCTTGCTAAAACATCTATTAAGAAATATGAGGCAATGGAGCGAGCGGTCTGCCCAGATGGTCGGGTGAGAGGGCTACTCCAGTTTTATGGGGCAAATCGTACTGGCAGGTGGGCAGGAAGGCTCGTACAGGTTCAAAATTTACCACAAAACCATGAGATAGATTTAACTCTTGCTAGGAATCTATTAAAGCAAGGCCGCTTTGATGAGCTGGAACTATTTTTTGATAGTGTACCAAATCTGCAATCTGAACTTATCCGTACAGCCTTTATTCCTAAACCGAAACATAGATTTATGGTAGCCGATTTTAGCGCCATTGAAGCCAGGGTTATTGCATGGTTAGCCGGTGAAAAGTGGAGAATGGACGTGTTTGCAACTCATGGAAAAATCTATGAAGCGTCAGCAAGTCAGATGTTCAAAGTACCAATAGATGAGATAACCAAAGGCTCACCGCTCAGACAAAAGGGTAAGATTTCAGAACTAGCTCTAGGTTATGGGGGATCAGTTGGAGCACTCACAGCAATGGGAGCCTTAGAGATGGGTGTTGAAGAAGGTGAACTGCAACCACTTGTTACTGCCTGGAGAAATGCTAATCCAAATATCACAAAGTTATGGTGGGATATTGATAGAGCGGCAATCAAGGCGGTTAAGGATAAAATACCGCAGACCATTGGCAAAATCTATATTGAAATGAAAAGCGGCATCCTCTTTATTACCCTTCCTTCTGGGCGCAAGCTTTCATATATCAAGCCAAGGATTGAAATTAATAAATTTGGTCGAGAGGGAATCACCTATGAAGGTATTGGTGAGAACAAACGCTGGAGCAGAATCGATACCTATGGTCCAAAGCTAGTGGAAAATATAGTACAGGCTGCTGCTCGGGATCTGCTTGCTGAAGCTATGGTAAACGTGGCTAAGACGGGATATGAAATAGTGATGCATGTGCATGATGAAATAATTGTGGAAGCACCGATTGGTTATGGTTCACTGGAAACAGTATGTGAATTGATGGAAATAGTACCGTCTTGGGCAGAAGGGTTACCACTTAGAGCAGAGGGCTTTATATGTGATTACTATAAAAAGGAGTAA